Genomic segment of Campylobacter helveticus:
AATTGAGAATCGCCTTTATGTAAAGCCTTAAAAAATTTTTCTTCATATCTGTCTTTTCCAGCCCAAGTGTAAATATCTTTAAAAATAAATTGATGAATTGCTTTTAGGTGTTCGTAGTTAAAATTACCTTTTATTTCATTTTTGCTGAGTTCTTGCATTGCTAGTTGAGCGAGTATTCTTTCTTTGTGTTCTAAATCACTTAATGAAGTTGCATTAACCTTATTTGTGGAGAGTAAAAATGTATCAATATCCGTATATGTATCTTGGGTATCCCACATTAAAGGCAACCCCACTGAGCTTTATAATTTTGAGTAATTTCTAAAACACTCTTATCGCCTTTTTGAATGGCTATGCCGTTTAAAATATCTTCTTCATTGAGATGCATATTTTCTATGGCAAAGCTACATATAATAGACTTAATATTATCGTATTGTCTTGGTGTGAGATTATTTGCATATTTATTTAAAATATTTAGGCTTTCTTCTAAGCTATAAACTTCTTTACAATTTTGCAACATTTTTATCCTTTTACTTTTTTATTAAATTATAATAAATTATTATCTATTTAAATCTTTGCTCTTATCTTTAGGTTTAAGATTTTGCGAAGCCTTTTTAACCGCTTCTTGCATAGTTTTGATTTGCTCTTGTTTAGAATCTTTTTGAAGATTTTTTGTTTGGGAAAGTGTTTGATTATCTTTAAAGATATGACTAAGGCTATATTGCTCCCCTATGTCTGTAACATCAAATTCTTGTATGCAAGAGCTTATCCAAGCAAATTTATCGTTAAGCTTTCTAGCAATTTTAGCTATTTGTCTATCGCTCATCACTTCTATCGAAGCATAGCCTGAATATTGCCTGTGTTCAAAGCCATTTTCAAGCATAAAATTCTTAATTTGACTATAAGGCTCTCTTGTATCGCCAAAATGCTTTTTAAGCTCTTCAGTAGATAAATCAAAATTAATAGCCTTACGCTTTTTCACTTCCAAATCCCCATATCATCACCGATAAGTGTTTCGTCTCCCTCTTTTTCGCTAAGCCAAGTCCATTCTTTAACATTGAGAGTGAACCAATCGCATTTAATGAGATTTGTATAAACAAATGTTCCTAGACAGCCTAAATCAT
This window contains:
- the vapD gene encoding VapD family protein; translation: MKKRKAINFDLSTEELKKHFGDTREPYSQIKNFMLENGFEHRQYSGYASIEVMSDRQIAKIARKLNDKFAWISSCIQEFDVTDIGEQYSLSHIFKDNQTLSQTKNLQKDSKQEQIKTMQEAVKKASQNLKPKDKSKDLNR